One part of the Nostoc sp. PCC 7120 = FACHB-418 genome encodes these proteins:
- a CDS encoding GNAT family N-acetyltransferase: MKSELPIIASDRLLLRIGIQEDIPKILKYFLENKDYLTPFYPTWVDQFFTAEYWHYQLENNFLEFIHDQSLKLFIFPKKRPTEIIGTINFNNFVKGAAHFCYVGYSLAEAEQGKGYMTEALKAATDYVFQDLNFHRVMAHYMPHNQRSGNVLKRLGFVVEGYARDYLLINGKWQDHILTSLINPNWQQNENG; the protein is encoded by the coding sequence ATGAAGTCAGAACTGCCGATAATTGCGAGCGATCGCTTACTATTACGTATAGGTATTCAAGAAGATATCCCCAAAATTCTCAAATACTTTCTAGAGAATAAAGATTATCTAACTCCATTCTATCCTACTTGGGTTGACCAGTTCTTTACAGCAGAATATTGGCACTATCAATTAGAAAATAACTTTTTAGAATTTATCCATGACCAGTCTTTAAAACTATTTATCTTTCCCAAAAAGCGGCCAACAGAAATTATCGGGACTATAAATTTTAATAATTTCGTCAAAGGTGCTGCCCATTTTTGTTATGTAGGATATAGCCTGGCAGAGGCAGAACAAGGTAAAGGCTATATGACAGAAGCTTTAAAAGCAGCGACTGATTATGTATTTCAAGACTTGAATTTCCACCGCGTTATGGCTCATTATATGCCCCATAATCAGCGTAGTGGTAACGTACTCAAAAGGCTAGGTTTTGTTGTGGAAGGTTATGCCAGAGACTATTTATTAATTAATGGCAAATGGCAAGACCATATTTTAACTAGTCTCATTAACCCCAACTGGCAACAAAACGAAAATGGGTAA
- a CDS encoding cation:proton antiporter codes for MIFIESITNSVPWVNSLALTLNSPLLATTNEAENAPIVLTGVLLTLVVIYLASKIGGELSRLVDLPPVLGELVAGVLVGASALHLVVFPESGAVAGDSVIMTILQFINNLTPDAVTAIFQSQSEAVSVLAELGVIILLFEIGLESDLKELQKVGYQATIVACVGVAVPFTAGTVGLISIFHAPVIPAIFAGAALTATSIGITSKVLSELGQLKSREGQIIVGAAVIDDILGIIVLAVVASLAKTGEVDVLNVIYLIVSATVFLIGSILLGKYFNQSFVAIANKLQTRGNLIIPAFIFAFFMAFLGNAIHLEAILGAFAAGLVLDETDKRKELDEQVKPIADILVPIFFVTVGAKVDLSVLNPVVPGNREGLIIATFLIVVAIIGKIVTGWAVFGQPGINRLAVGVGMIPRGEVGLVFAGIGSASGALDKPLQAAIIIMVILTTFLAPPLLRFAFKQSEEIKELEKADLLG; via the coding sequence ATGATTTTTATAGAATCAATCACTAATTCAGTTCCGTGGGTAAATTCCCTGGCTCTAACATTAAACTCGCCCTTACTAGCAACCACAAATGAGGCGGAAAATGCCCCCATTGTCTTGACTGGCGTACTACTAACTTTAGTAGTGATTTATTTAGCTAGTAAAATTGGTGGCGAATTGTCTCGGCTGGTGGACTTACCTCCAGTTTTAGGTGAATTAGTTGCAGGTGTATTGGTTGGTGCGTCCGCACTACATTTAGTTGTGTTTCCTGAAAGCGGAGCAGTTGCAGGCGATTCTGTAATCATGACTATCCTGCAATTTATTAACAATCTCACTCCAGATGCAGTCACAGCAATTTTTCAAAGCCAGAGTGAAGCTGTTTCTGTTCTGGCTGAATTAGGTGTCATCATTCTGTTATTTGAAATTGGTCTGGAATCAGATTTAAAAGAATTGCAGAAAGTTGGTTATCAAGCGACAATAGTAGCTTGCGTGGGGGTGGCAGTTCCTTTTACTGCTGGTACTGTGGGATTGATTTCCATATTTCATGCTCCAGTCATTCCCGCAATTTTTGCAGGTGCAGCGCTTACTGCTACTAGTATTGGGATTACTTCTAAAGTTTTGTCAGAACTAGGACAGCTAAAATCTAGAGAAGGACAAATTATTGTCGGTGCAGCTGTCATTGATGACATTTTAGGAATTATTGTGTTGGCGGTGGTTGCTAGTTTAGCGAAAACTGGCGAAGTTGATGTTCTCAACGTCATTTATTTAATTGTCAGCGCCACTGTTTTTCTAATTGGCTCGATTCTTCTGGGTAAATATTTCAATCAAAGTTTTGTTGCCATTGCTAATAAATTGCAAACACGCGGTAACTTAATTATCCCAGCATTTATCTTTGCATTTTTCATGGCTTTCTTGGGTAATGCCATTCACTTAGAAGCTATCTTGGGTGCTTTTGCTGCTGGTTTAGTTTTAGATGAAACTGACAAACGCAAAGAGCTAGATGAGCAAGTAAAACCCATTGCTGATATCTTAGTGCCGATTTTCTTTGTTACCGTTGGAGCCAAAGTTGATTTAAGTGTGCTTAATCCTGTGGTTCCTGGGAATCGAGAAGGTTTAATTATCGCTACCTTTCTAATTGTGGTGGCGATTATTGGTAAAATTGTCACTGGTTGGGCTGTTTTTGGTCAACCGGGAATTAACCGCTTGGCAGTTGGTGTGGGCATGATTCCCAGAGGTGAAGTAGGGTTAGTATTTGCTGGTATTGGTTCCGCTAGTGGTGCTTTAGATAAGCCTCTGCAAGCAGCAATCATTATTATGGTGATTCTGACAACCTTCTTAGCTCCACCTTTATTACGTTTTGCATTTAAACAATCTGAAGAAATCAAAGAATTGGAAAAAGCTGATTTGCTTGGGTAA
- a CDS encoding bicarbonate transporter BicA, translating to MSLTNTINFNNLRGDLFGGLTAAIVSLPLALAFGVASGAGPVAGLYGAVCVGFFAALFGGTPTLISEPTGPMTVVMTAIVSSMTASNPENGLAMAFTVVMLAGLFQIFFGVFKLGKYITLMPYSVISGFMSGIGVILIILQIAPFVGQPSPKGGVLGMVQNLPILMTKINPAETILGVLTLAIIFLMPSKIKRYAPPQLVALVVVTVVSLVFFGNVEIRRIGEIPMGLPQLRLPTFNPSQITTMIIDGAMLGLLGCIDTLLTAVIADSLTRTEHKSDKELIGQGIANFVSGLCGGLPGAGATMGTVVNIQTGARTAVSGITRALILLVVVLWAANITETIPMAVLAGIALKVGIDILDWSFLKRAHKVSLKGTIIMYGVLFLTVFVDLIVAVGVGVFIANILTIERLSELQSQDVKTISDTDDAIVLSDEEKGLLDQANGRILLFYLSGPMIFGVSKAIAREHTAMADSDVLIVDLSDVPMLGITASLAIENAIKDASEQGRQVLIVGAAGKVKRRLEKFGIMRFVPAHYMFVDRVEALKQGVAIVKSNGTGATGVNALTNQGNDPDSYAYPN from the coding sequence ATGTCCTTGACCAATACTATCAATTTTAATAATCTGCGAGGCGATCTATTCGGTGGTCTAACTGCCGCAATTGTATCTCTGCCGCTAGCCTTGGCATTTGGTGTTGCTTCTGGTGCTGGGCCTGTCGCTGGTTTGTATGGTGCGGTTTGCGTTGGTTTTTTTGCTGCCTTATTTGGTGGAACGCCAACCTTGATTTCTGAACCAACCGGGCCGATGACTGTTGTCATGACTGCAATTGTCAGTTCCATGACTGCTAGTAACCCAGAAAACGGTCTGGCAATGGCATTTACTGTAGTCATGCTGGCCGGATTATTCCAAATTTTCTTCGGGGTATTTAAACTAGGTAAATATATTACCCTCATGCCCTACAGTGTGATTTCCGGCTTTATGTCGGGGATTGGGGTAATCCTAATTATTCTACAAATTGCACCGTTTGTTGGACAGCCTAGTCCAAAAGGTGGCGTGCTGGGGATGGTGCAGAATCTGCCGATTTTGATGACAAAAATCAATCCGGCAGAAACAATTTTGGGTGTGCTGACGTTGGCAATTATTTTCTTAATGCCATCTAAAATCAAGCGTTATGCACCGCCTCAATTGGTTGCATTAGTTGTAGTTACTGTAGTTTCTCTAGTCTTTTTTGGCAACGTTGAGATTAGACGAATTGGCGAAATCCCGATGGGGCTGCCCCAATTACGATTGCCTACCTTCAACCCATCGCAAATCACGACGATGATTATTGATGGTGCAATGTTAGGACTGTTGGGTTGTATTGATACCCTGCTGACGGCGGTGATTGCAGACAGTTTAACTCGTACCGAACATAAATCTGATAAGGAATTAATTGGTCAAGGTATTGCTAACTTTGTATCTGGTCTTTGTGGTGGATTACCTGGTGCAGGTGCCACAATGGGAACAGTAGTTAACATCCAAACTGGCGCACGAACTGCTGTATCAGGTATCACTCGTGCCTTAATTTTGTTAGTTGTGGTTTTATGGGCTGCGAATATAACTGAAACCATCCCGATGGCTGTGTTGGCTGGTATTGCCCTCAAGGTAGGGATTGACATTCTTGACTGGAGCTTCTTAAAACGCGCTCATAAGGTATCTCTCAAGGGTACAATCATCATGTACGGTGTATTATTCTTAACCGTATTTGTTGACTTGATTGTTGCTGTCGGTGTGGGTGTGTTCATTGCTAATATCTTGACTATCGAGCGTCTTTCTGAATTGCAATCACAGGATGTGAAGACAATTAGTGATACTGATGATGCAATTGTCTTAAGTGATGAAGAAAAAGGATTGCTCGATCAAGCCAATGGACGCATTCTGCTATTTTACTTGAGTGGGCCGATGATCTTTGGGGTATCTAAAGCGATCGCTCGTGAACATACAGCGATGGCAGACTCCGATGTGCTGATTGTAGACTTGAGCGACGTACCCATGTTGGGTATAACGGCCTCTTTGGCGATTGAAAACGCCATCAAAGATGCTAGTGAGCAAGGTCGTCAAGTGTTGATTGTAGGTGCGGCCGGTAAGGTCAAACGGCGCTTAGAAAAGTTTGGCATTATGCGGTTTGTACCTGCACATTATATGTTCGTAGACCGGGTGGAAGCCCTGAAGCAAGGTGTCGCCATAGTTAAATCTAATGGCACAGGTGCTACTGGCGTAAATGCTCTTACTAATCAAGGTAATGACCCTGATTCTTACGCCTATCCAAATTAA
- a CDS encoding ATP-binding protein has translation MTITANSQLPNRFPQNLESMNHKADGLLANLGAELVYVQDGVGRYLSFYWQKSELLGFNPEQIVCDGNGQEIFVPLDKVSYMKRLHCIMANLAPEKFPCWFSCHQNLFELELAITPIIPPLGTGATTVLVMGRLLQVKVNNQEVNVAITTPTQTDLASRSQQHQRLVNKITRNIRRTLDLDLIWQQTVDSLGKALRLERCIICPYQPSSSKVRVIAEYHQPDRPSMLGLEIDVTSEPAFAQALTTLEPIIMEVPGYELCPQQKILVVATCYQDQANGLIAINLRHECYPLTNAELELAKEVADQLGTAIAHATLYKELEAARQKAEEASRLKSEFLANVSHEIRTPLNGMIGFLKLILEGMADDVEEKNQFLSEAHQLSLHLLNIINDILDIAKIEAGKMELVCAPIKLEELFSDVDNFMRPQAEVKNLSFRMQLPPTSDEIVVQGNYQRLLQVMLNIVGNAIKFTHEGGITVTADVVLKKGKLQEQNFPGMVRVRIADTGIGVSLDQQDKLFQLFSQVDGSRTRQYGGTGLGLAISQKLVETMGGEVHFYSLGEGLGSTVTFTVPLYQQPVMLSSNDTDAECIG, from the coding sequence ATGACTATTACTGCCAATTCCCAATTACCAAATAGATTTCCTCAAAATCTAGAATCGATGAACCACAAGGCTGATGGCTTATTAGCAAACCTCGGTGCTGAGTTGGTATATGTGCAGGATGGGGTGGGGCGTTACCTGTCCTTTTATTGGCAGAAAAGTGAACTTTTGGGTTTCAACCCAGAGCAAATAGTATGCGATGGTAATGGACAGGAAATTTTTGTCCCACTGGACAAGGTTTCTTACATGAAAAGACTGCACTGTATCATGGCTAACTTAGCTCCAGAAAAGTTCCCTTGCTGGTTTAGCTGTCATCAAAATCTATTTGAGTTGGAACTGGCTATCACGCCGATTATTCCACCTTTGGGAACTGGTGCCACTACGGTCTTGGTCATGGGAAGGTTATTACAAGTTAAAGTAAATAACCAAGAGGTAAATGTAGCAATTACTACCCCTACACAAACAGACTTAGCTTCGCGATCGCAGCAACACCAAAGATTGGTAAATAAAATTACCAGAAATATTCGCCGGACACTAGATTTAGACCTTATTTGGCAACAAACAGTTGACAGTCTAGGTAAAGCACTCAGACTAGAGCGCTGTATTATTTGTCCTTACCAGCCCTCTAGCTCCAAAGTGCGAGTAATTGCCGAATATCATCAACCAGACCGTCCTTCCATGCTGGGTTTAGAAATAGATGTAACTTCTGAACCAGCTTTTGCTCAGGCGTTGACAACCTTGGAACCAATCATTATGGAAGTTCCGGGTTATGAACTTTGCCCACAACAGAAAATTCTAGTAGTAGCCACTTGTTACCAAGACCAAGCTAATGGCTTAATTGCGATCAATTTACGGCACGAATGTTATCCCCTAACTAATGCCGAACTAGAACTAGCTAAAGAAGTAGCAGATCAGTTGGGAACAGCGATCGCTCATGCTACCTTATATAAAGAATTAGAAGCAGCACGACAAAAAGCTGAAGAAGCTTCCCGCCTCAAGAGTGAGTTTCTCGCTAATGTCTCTCACGAAATCCGCACCCCCTTGAATGGGATGATTGGTTTCCTCAAGCTGATTTTAGAAGGTATGGCAGACGATGTCGAAGAAAAAAATCAGTTTTTATCCGAAGCCCATCAATTATCTTTACATCTACTCAACATTATTAACGACATCTTAGATATAGCTAAAATCGAAGCTGGCAAAATGGAGTTAGTGTGCGCTCCCATCAAGCTGGAAGAACTATTCTCTGATGTAGATAACTTCATGCGCCCACAAGCAGAGGTCAAAAACCTCAGTTTCCGAATGCAATTGCCACCAACCTCGGATGAAATCGTTGTGCAAGGCAATTACCAACGGCTTTTACAAGTCATGTTAAATATAGTCGGCAATGCCATTAAATTTACTCATGAAGGTGGTATCACTGTTACTGCCGACGTTGTCCTGAAAAAAGGGAAACTCCAAGAACAGAACTTCCCCGGTATGGTGAGAGTGAGAATAGCCGATACAGGTATTGGTGTTTCCTTAGACCAGCAAGACAAATTATTTCAATTATTCTCTCAAGTAGATGGTTCCCGCACCCGTCAATACGGTGGCACAGGTTTGGGATTGGCAATATCCCAAAAACTTGTAGAGACGATGGGTGGGGAAGTGCATTTTTACAGTCTTGGTGAGGGACTTGGTTCTACAGTCACATTCACCGTACCTCTATACCAGCAGCCAGTCATGCTTTCTTCTAACGACACTGACGCTGAGTGTATCGGTTAA
- a CDS encoding NifU family protein codes for MELTIDNVETVLDEMRPYLISDGGNVELVELDGPIVKLRLQGACGSCPSSTMTLRMGIERRLREMIPEIAEVEQVI; via the coding sequence ATGGAACTAACAATTGACAACGTGGAAACTGTTTTAGATGAAATGCGCCCTTACCTAATTTCTGATGGTGGTAACGTAGAACTTGTAGAACTCGATGGGCCTATTGTTAAATTACGTTTACAAGGTGCTTGCGGTTCTTGTCCTAGTTCTACCATGACTCTGAGAATGGGTATTGAGCGCCGTCTGCGGGAAATGATTCCTGAAATTGCCGAAGTTGAACAGGTAATTTAG
- a CDS encoding glycoside hydrolase produces the protein MTHPLYVAFIWHQHQPLYKSPGSSLSTPSSQQYRLPWVRLHGTKDYLDLILILEKYPKLHQTVNLVPSLILQLEDYIAGTAFDPYLKASLTPTEQLTQQQREFIIQHFFDANHHTLIDPHPRYAELYYQRQEKGQSWCLANWQLADYSDLLAWHNLAWIDPLFWDDPEIAAWLQQGRNFTLGDRQRIYSKQRDILSRIIPQHRKMQESGQLEVTTTPYTHPILPLLADTNSGRVAVPNMALPESRFQWSEDIPRHLRKAWELYTERFGQEPKGLWPSEQSVSPDILPYIIKQGFQWICSDEAVLGWTLKHFFHRDGAGNVQQPELLYRPYRLATPAGDLAIVFRDHRLSDLIGFTYGAMPAKQAAADLVGHLQAIAKMQRERPSEQPWLVTIALDGENCWEFYPQDGKPFLEALYQSLSNEPHIKLVTVSEFIEEFPATATIPAEQLHSGSWVDGSFTTWIGDPAKNRAWDYLTEARIMLANHPEATEENNPEAWEALYAAEGSDWFWWFGEGHSSNQDAIFDQLFREHLCGIYKALNEPIPAYLKHPVEVHAARADHSPEGFIHPVIDGRGDEQDWDKAGRIEIGGARGTMHNSSIVQRLWYGVDHLNFYLRVDFKSGVTPGHGLPPELNLLWFYPDQTMHNSPIPLADVPDTAPLNYLFHHHLEINLLTQSIQFREAAENYQWHPRFSRAQVALENCLEVAIPWADLQVPPDYPLRLILVLADEGRFSKYLPENTLIPIEVP, from the coding sequence ATGACTCATCCGCTATACGTTGCTTTTATTTGGCATCAACATCAGCCATTGTATAAATCTCCTGGTAGCAGCCTTTCAACGCCTTCTAGTCAGCAATATCGCCTGCCTTGGGTGCGCTTACATGGTACAAAGGATTATTTAGATTTAATACTAATTTTGGAAAAGTATCCAAAATTACATCAGACAGTAAACTTAGTTCCTTCCTTAATTCTGCAACTGGAAGATTATATTGCTGGTACAGCGTTTGACCCTTACCTCAAAGCCAGTCTGACACCAACTGAGCAACTGACTCAGCAACAGCGAGAGTTTATCATTCAGCACTTTTTTGATGCCAATCACCACACCTTGATTGACCCTCACCCCCGCTATGCCGAGTTGTACTATCAAAGGCAGGAAAAAGGACAGTCTTGGTGTTTGGCGAATTGGCAATTAGCAGATTACAGCGATTTGTTGGCGTGGCATAATTTGGCATGGATAGACCCACTGTTTTGGGATGACCCAGAAATTGCGGCTTGGTTACAGCAGGGGCGTAACTTTACATTAGGCGATCGCCAGCGCATTTATTCCAAACAACGTGATATTCTCAGCCGCATTATTCCTCAACACCGGAAAATGCAGGAATCGGGGCAATTAGAAGTTACCACCACACCCTATACTCACCCGATTTTGCCTTTGTTGGCTGATACTAATTCTGGTCGGGTAGCTGTGCCAAATATGGCGTTACCAGAATCTCGGTTTCAGTGGTCAGAAGATATTCCTCGTCATTTAAGAAAAGCTTGGGAACTTTATACAGAAAGATTCGGGCAGGAACCAAAGGGTTTATGGCCTTCCGAACAATCAGTTAGTCCAGATATATTACCGTATATTATTAAACAAGGATTTCAGTGGATTTGCTCAGATGAAGCAGTCTTGGGGTGGACACTAAAACACTTCTTTCATCGGGATGGGGCAGGGAATGTACAACAGCCAGAACTGTTGTATCGTCCTTATCGCCTAGCAACTCCAGCCGGAGATTTAGCTATTGTCTTCCGTGACCACAGATTATCAGATTTGATTGGCTTTACCTATGGGGCAATGCCCGCCAAACAGGCAGCCGCCGATCTGGTGGGACACCTGCAAGCGATCGCCAAAATGCAACGAGAGCGACCAAGTGAACAGCCTTGGTTAGTGACTATCGCCTTAGATGGCGAAAACTGTTGGGAATTTTACCCCCAAGATGGCAAACCATTCCTAGAAGCTTTATATCAAAGTTTAAGCAACGAACCCCACATCAAACTCGTCACTGTCTCCGAATTTATCGAAGAATTTCCTGCCACAGCGACCATTCCCGCAGAACAACTACATAGCGGTTCTTGGGTTGATGGCAGTTTTACCACCTGGATTGGTGATCCTGCCAAAAATCGAGCTTGGGATTACCTTACAGAAGCGAGAATCATGTTGGCAAATCATCCCGAAGCAACAGAAGAAAATAACCCCGAAGCTTGGGAAGCTTTATATGCTGCCGAAGGTTCAGACTGGTTTTGGTGGTTTGGGGAAGGGCATTCCTCAAATCAAGATGCCATTTTTGACCAATTATTTCGAGAACATTTGTGTGGCATCTATAAAGCTTTGAATGAACCCATACCCGCATATCTCAAGCATCCAGTGGAGGTTCATGCAGCCAGAGCCGATCATTCCCCTGAAGGCTTCATTCATCCTGTAATTGATGGCAGAGGAGATGAGCAAGATTGGGACAAAGCTGGACGGATAGAAATTGGTGGGGCGAGGGGGACAATGCACAACAGCAGCATTGTTCAGCGCCTATGGTATGGGGTAGATCACCTGAATTTCTATTTGCGAGTAGATTTTAAAAGTGGTGTTACCCCTGGACATGGTTTGCCTCCAGAGTTAAACCTGTTGTGGTTTTATCCAGACCAAACAATGCACAACAGTCCGATTCCTTTAGCTGATGTGCCGGATACAGCCCCACTTAATTATTTATTCCATCATCATTTGGAAATTAACTTGCTGACCCAATCAATTCAATTTCGGGAAGCAGCAGAAAATTATCAATGGCATCCCCGTTTCAGCCGCGCTCAAGTCGCTTTAGAAAATTGTTTAGAAGTAGCAATACCCTGGGCAGATTTGCAAGTTCCGCCAGATTATCCTCTGCGGCTAATTCTAGTACTTGCTGATGAGGGACGTTTTAGTAAATATTTACCAGAAAACACTTTGATTCCGATTGAAGTGCCGTAG
- a CDS encoding serine/threonine-protein kinase, with translation MNRFSGNITNSHQYNLQQNQLAQMCGSKELFCDRYQILRILGRGGFGITFLARDAVLPGNPLCVIKQLCPKVTSAKSWQNACRRFEKEAKTLATLGSHSQIPMLLNYFEGDGELYLVQEYVRGYTLAQEVRHHGTKTEAEVKQFLQELLPILQYLYQNQVIHRDIKPQNIVRCADDRRIVLIDFGAVKEKLSDLGISSFNQNSHTNFVGTTGFAPPEQFSLRPVYASDIYALGMTCIYLLTGKGPLEMESDSKTGEICWYNYVKVSDDFAKIISKMVKFSLDERFQKPQDVIKALSQERDLPNFSDCLTSQPLNNKRQTKVETSEKYVPAVARTAMAIREWKAKLQQKQLQRSLQHFSSV, from the coding sequence ATGAATCGCTTTTCGGGAAATATTACAAATTCACATCAGTACAATTTGCAGCAGAATCAGCTAGCGCAAATGTGTGGTTCCAAAGAGCTGTTTTGCGATCGCTATCAGATATTGCGGATATTAGGTAGAGGCGGCTTCGGGATTACATTTCTAGCTAGGGATGCTGTGTTACCCGGAAATCCTTTGTGTGTGATTAAACAGCTTTGTCCTAAAGTCACTAGTGCTAAAAGTTGGCAAAATGCCTGTCGGCGCTTTGAAAAAGAAGCCAAAACTCTCGCTACACTCGGTAGCCACTCACAAATTCCCATGCTCCTCAACTATTTTGAAGGCGATGGGGAGCTTTATTTAGTGCAAGAATACGTGCGTGGCTATACTTTGGCACAAGAAGTCAGACATCATGGCACAAAGACTGAAGCAGAAGTTAAACAATTTTTGCAAGAATTACTACCAATTTTGCAATATCTTTATCAAAATCAAGTAATTCACCGAGATATAAAACCGCAAAACATAGTCCGTTGTGCAGACGATCGCCGCATAGTATTAATAGATTTTGGTGCAGTTAAGGAAAAATTATCTGATCTGGGTATAAGTTCATTTAATCAAAATTCTCACACCAACTTCGTGGGGACAACAGGATTTGCACCACCAGAGCAGTTTTCTTTACGTCCAGTGTATGCCAGTGATATTTACGCCTTAGGTATGACTTGTATTTATCTGTTAACTGGCAAAGGGCCTTTAGAAATGGAAAGTGATAGCAAAACTGGGGAAATATGCTGGTATAACTACGTAAAAGTTAGTGATGATTTTGCCAAGATTATCAGCAAAATGGTGAAATTTTCCTTAGATGAGCGTTTCCAAAAACCACAGGATGTCATTAAGGCTTTGAGTCAAGAAAGGGATTTGCCCAACTTTAGTGATTGTTTGACTAGCCAACCATTAAATAATAAACGCCAAACAAAAGTAGAAACTTCCGAGAAATATGTCCCAGCCGTAGCCAGAACTGCAATGGCTATTCGTGAATGGAAAGCTAAACTTCAACAAAAACAATTACAACGTTCGTTACAGCATTTTTCGTCTGTATAA
- the miaB gene encoding tRNA (N6-isopentenyl adenosine(37)-C2)-methylthiotransferase MiaB yields the protein MTTSNRRYHITTFGCQMNKADSERMAGILEDMGFKFSEDPNNADLILYNTCTIRDNAEQKVYSYLGRQAKRKHEQPDLTLVVAGCVAQQEGEALLRRVPELDLVMGPQHANRLKDLLESVFAGNQVVATEAVHIMEDITQARRDSTVTAWVNVIYGCNERCTYCVVPNVRGVEQSRTPAAVRAEMEELGRQGYKEITLLGQNIDAYGRDLPGATPEGRHLHTFTDLLYYVHDVPGVERIRFATSHPRYFTERLIKACAELPKVCEHFHIPFQSGDNQLLKAMARGYTQEKYRRIIDTIRRYMPDASISADAIVGFPGETEEQFENTLKLVDDIGFDQLNTAAYSPRPGTPAALWENQLSEEVKSDRLQRLNHLVNVKAAERSQRYMGRIEEVLVEEQNPKDQTQVMGRTGGNRLTFFKGDIHELKGQLVMVKINEVRAFSLTGEPIEMRQALPI from the coding sequence ATGACCACTTCTAACCGCCGCTATCACATTACTACCTTTGGTTGCCAAATGAATAAAGCCGACTCAGAGCGCATGGCTGGCATCTTAGAAGACATGGGCTTTAAGTTTTCCGAAGACCCTAATAATGCAGATTTAATTCTCTACAATACCTGCACAATTCGGGATAATGCTGAACAGAAAGTCTATTCTTACCTTGGTAGACAAGCCAAGCGCAAACACGAACAACCAGACTTAACCTTAGTTGTGGCTGGTTGTGTTGCTCAACAGGAAGGCGAAGCACTGCTGCGGCGAGTGCCAGAACTAGATTTAGTCATGGGGCCACAACACGCCAACCGTCTCAAAGATTTGCTGGAGTCAGTGTTTGCAGGTAATCAGGTCGTCGCCACTGAAGCCGTCCATATTATGGAAGATATCACCCAGGCGCGGCGAGATAGCACCGTTACAGCTTGGGTAAATGTGATTTACGGCTGCAATGAACGCTGTACTTATTGCGTAGTTCCCAACGTGCGCGGCGTGGAACAGTCCCGCACACCGGCAGCCGTTCGTGCGGAAATGGAAGAATTAGGACGGCAAGGATACAAAGAAATCACCCTCCTTGGTCAAAATATCGACGCTTACGGTAGGGATTTACCCGGCGCGACACCAGAAGGACGACACCTACACACCTTTACAGACTTGCTATATTACGTCCATGATGTGCCAGGCGTAGAAAGAATCAGATTTGCTACTAGTCACCCCCGTTATTTTACGGAGAGACTAATTAAAGCTTGTGCAGAGTTACCCAAAGTTTGCGAACACTTCCACATTCCTTTTCAATCCGGGGATAACCAACTATTAAAAGCAATGGCGCGGGGTTACACTCAGGAGAAATATCGTCGGATTATCGACACAATTCGTAGATATATGCCAGATGCTTCGATTAGTGCCGATGCAATTGTCGGTTTCCCAGGAGAGACAGAGGAACAGTTTGAAAATACGTTGAAACTGGTAGATGATATTGGCTTTGACCAATTAAACACCGCCGCCTATTCACCCCGTCCCGGCACACCAGCCGCTTTATGGGAAAATCAACTGAGTGAAGAGGTGAAGAGCGATCGCCTACAAAGATTAAACCATTTAGTGAACGTCAAAGCAGCCGAGCGATCGCAACGTTACATGGGACGTATCGAGGAAGTCTTAGTAGAAGAGCAGAACCCCAAAGATCAAACCCAAGTCATGGGACGGACAGGCGGTAATCGTCTCACCTTCTTCAAGGGAGATATTCATGAACTAAAAGGGCAATTAGTCATGGTGAAAATTAACGAAGTTCGCGCTTTTAGCTTGACTGGTGAACCGATAGAAATGCGGCAAGCTCTGCCAATTTAA